In Salvia miltiorrhiza cultivar Shanhuang (shh) chromosome 4, IMPLAD_Smil_shh, whole genome shotgun sequence, the DNA window CGATTTTTGTTGATTTCGTGAATTTTGACAGTAGCTATTTCTGCTGATAAAGTTAACAAAAttaagaagaaggaaaaaaatgcAATCTTACTGCCTATTTTACTTTAAAAAccttttttttgtgaaattagTGTTAATGGTAagaaatgattaattaattacaaattttaaatttatttaatgaatcaagaaataaatatttttatatattgataaattagaaataataaaCAATCCCTAAACACAATTCTAATTATGTGGACCATACACCTTTATTCcctaattttcttttccttaatctccgtgccgaaaagaaacgtgccaTTAATAACGGGACGAATAGAGTACTATTTAGTCTTTTAATAAGGGAGTACTCTTAAAAAGTTACTTTTTGATAGACCACAATATATTTaattaccaaaaaaataaatttcttaatttctgtgtTGAATTGAAATAGGTCTATTGGCCTGGcatggagggagtagtattaaGTTAAGATTGCTTTAACTAGATCTTCTAGAGAGAGAGCACTAAAACCAAAAGTTGGACCTCTGTCAATGCAAACAATCTGCGCAATAATATACGATTAATCTGCgtattattataatatagtaataCACATTAGTTGCTCCTTTCACTTTCTCGCAAGCATCAGTAACGCCCATATTttacaatttcaatttcaaaaaaCACAAATGTCACCTAACAACACTAATCCAAAAATCCCACCCTTCAACAATTCTCTGCAACTTTAATGGCGACCTTcgtcctcctcttcctcctccttctctctctctacgcatCCCCGTCTTCATCCCAGCTCGACGAATTCTGCTACACCGGCTTCCACCACTCCAAACCAAATCTAACCCTAAACGGCGCCGCGCTGATCCAAAAATCCGGCGTCCTGCAGCTCACAAACGAGACCAGCAGATTGAAAGGCCACGCATTCTATCCATCGCCGATTCAATTCAAAAATTCAACCACCAAAACCGTCTCCTCCTTCTCCACGTCCTTCGCCTTCTCCATCCACCCAGAGTACCCCAAACTCGGTGGCCACGGCTTCGCCTTCACGGTCGCGCCGAACAAACAGCTCAGCTCGTCTCTCCCGAGCCAGTACCTcggccttctcaactccaccgACGCCGGAAACTTCTCCAACCACATCTTCGCCGTCGAGTTCGACACCGTCCAGGACTTCGAGTTCGGCGACATCAACGACAACCACGTTGGCGTCGACGTCAACAGCTTGGTGTCcaacgcctccgccgccgccgcctattTCAGCGACGATTCGGCGAAACACGATCTCAATCTCAAGGGCGGCACGCCTCTTTTCGCGTGGATCGAATACGATTCCGCCGCGAATCTCGTCAACGTGACTCTGTCGCCGACCTCTTCGAAACCTAAAATCCCCAATCTCTCCTTCCCGATCGATCTGTCTCCGATTTTTCACGATCAAATGTACGTCGGATTCTCTGCTTCGACCGGTCTGCTAGCGAGCTCCCATTATGTTTTAGGCTGGAGCTTCAAAATGATGGGGGAATCCAAACCCCTAAATTTGGCTTCCTTGCCGTCGGCGCCGGgaattaagaagaagaaaaccaAATTAATCGTAAGCCTCTCGGTTGCTTCCTTTGTTTTCGCATCATCTTCAATCCTGCTTGCTCTTTTCCTGttacgaaaattcaaaaatcgCGAAATAATCGAATCGTGGGAGCTGGAGATCGTCCCACACAGATACAAGTACCAAGAGCTGAAGCAAGCCACCAAAAATTTCAAAGACAGCGAGCTTCTCGGAAGCGGCGGATTCGGCCGAGTTTACAAAGGCACGCTGCGGAACCCTAAAATCGAAGTCGCCGTGAAGCGCGTGTCGCACGACTCGAAGCAGGGGATCCGCGAGTTCGTCTCGGAGATATCGAGCATCGGCCGCCTCCGCCACCGGAATCTAGTGCAGCTGCAGGGCTGGTGCAGGTGCGGCGGCGATCTCCTATTGGTGTATGATTTCATGCCCAATGGGAGCTTAGATCGGTACTTGTTTGATACGTCAAAATGCGTATTAAGTTGGGAGCAGAGGTTCAAGATCATCAAAGGCGTCGCATCCGGCCTTCTCTACTTGCACGAAGGCTACGAGCAAATCGTGCTTCACAGAGACGTCAAGGCCAGCAACGTGCTGCTCGACGCCGACATGAACTGCCGCCTCGGCGACTTCGGCCTCGCCAAGCTCTACGACCACGGGTCGAACCCGGGGACAACCCGGGTCGTGGGGACGTTGGGGTACCTCGCCTGTTGAAAATACTCAATAACAAAGTCAAGAAAAACCACAAGTaaagtcaaaagaaatatattgtAGGACTTTAGTACCTTAATTATAGGGATTTGCATGACTTTGATCATTCTTAAACCTATAAATTGAGTATCATTGTAATACGGAAACATCAAGCAATATCAAAGAAATACAATAACAATCTTTGgcttctctttatttttctctaCATTATGATGATACCATGTttcaacatggtatcagagcaggttcaaccctaggaactcagaaacgaatcATCATCGTTCATAGTCCAAAACCAAAACCGTTCCTAGCCAATTCACCAAATCAAGGCAGCCCCTGTTCTTCAtttcctgaaaaaaaaaaagaatgtcAGGAGAGATTGAAACCATAAACCAAACAGATTCAAATAACCCAAATCCAAACAGAATCCACAGAATGGGTCGAAGAGACCCAAATCCAATCAACTGCAATGAAGAAGGGATTAATAAGCACCGAAAATTAATCGGAAATTGCCGATTATTTCAGTTCCTCCCTGGATTAGATGGCAGATATGATAAACTTTGTCGGGACATTCTCAAGAAAGTTCCCGTTCCCTCAGTCGAGTCGGCGTTCTCAAAAATGAGAAGGGAGGCCGCTCGACTACAGATCTTGCAGTCGGCAACCAACCGCTTCGACACCAACATTTCATCATCGGAAGAGACCGGGACCGAACTTACCACCACATTCCGCCCTGCAACACGGCCAGAAGCGCGGTTGCAGCAAATCACCGCCGATAAAAGCGAAGAAGACGGAGGAAAGAACCCAGACGTCTcggtcgtcgccgccgcccAATCTTCGCTGCCGCCGCCGAATCATTACTACGGCATGGCTAACTATCAAAGGCCTACCGGAGCAGCGGCGGTGGCTACGGGAGCAGCGGAGGCGGCCACAAATCGGACATCTCCGGTTGGGCAGAACGGAAGTGGAGGAAATTCGGAGCAGATCGGAGCAACAACGACCGGATCGGCGGTGGCCGAGAACCGGCCGGCGTGGGCTGCAAGagcggcggccatggctgtcGACCGATTGGCAGCGGCTGGACCGTGGGGCGCGAGGGAGATGTCGGCGGCTGGAGATCAGTCGCCGCTGACCGTGGAGTCGGCGGCACCGGCCATGAACCGACcggcggtggcggcggtggCTGTGGATCGTCCGGCAGCGGCTGCAGGACCAAGGAAGGGAGGAGGTGCAGATTTATTTGATGGAGGCGCAAGTATAGGAGGCGCAGGTATAGGGTTTGGTGTTTTCACACCAAACCCTCTAACTTCTTCAAATTATTATAAAAGACCCCATATTTTGCCCACTAAGTCCCCGAATTTTGGAGTATTACAAATACCACCCCTGGGTTATCCTGAATTGCAGCAAGAGCCCCACTTTATGCAAACTACCCCCCTGGATTTGCATAAATTACAAAACCACCCCAAACCTCTACATAAAACTAAAAACACCTCTCAATTATGTAGAATTTCCCTAAATACTTCCGCTGCATATCAAACCTCTTATGATAATAGGGATAGGGATAAagggtggatttttgattgtggagccactgatacaatgacttttgataaaactgatattATTAAGTCATCAACATCACATCGTACGCATGTTCAGACTGCAAATGGTGATTTGACTCGTGTTAAAGGAgccggaactatagaaattTCCCCTACTTTACGTCTCTCAAATTGTCTTTATGTCCCGTCTCTTTCACACAAACTCTTATCTATTAGCCATGTTACTAAAGAGCTCAATTGTACCATGCTTATGCATCCTCACTTCTGTTTacttcaggatatcaggacgggggagattattgggcgtggcactgagcgggatggattgtactatgtggatgagatagctcaacaaggcaaggtgatgctggctcacggaactgctgaccgggaagcctggctttggcaccgtAGGTTAGGGCATCCATCCACGGGTTACCTTAAGATTTTATTCCCTAACATTATGCAAAATAAtactttatcttgtgaaacttgtGTTTTGGCTAAAAGTCATCGACAACCTTTTAAACCCAGTGATACTCAAGTcgattctattttttctttagttcactctgatgtttggggtccatCACCTATTGCCGGGGGTCAagggtttaaatattttctgcTTTTTGTTGATGATTGCACTAGAATGACATggttatattttctcaaaaataaatctcaagtttttgataaatttactcATTTTTTCGTCATGGTGCAAAATCAATTCCAGAAAAATATCCAAGTCCTTAGAACTGATAACGGGGGTGAATTTGTCAATCATAACATGCAGAACTTTTGTCAACAAAAAGGGATAATTCATCAAACCACTTGTCCCCATACCCCTGAACAAAACGGTGTTGCTGAACGAAAGAATAGAATCTTGCTTGAAATGACCCGAgctatgatgattgagtctaAGGTACCCAGCCATTTTTGGCCCGAAGCTGTCGCAACCTCAGTTTACCTTATAAACCGCCTTCCCACTAGAACCCTCAAACTTCAAACCCCATTACAAAAATTATCCACTTTGGCCTCTGTCCCTGTCACTCTCACTCTTCAACCCCGGGTCTTTGGTAGTTCTGTTTTCGTTCATATCCCTAAGAATGAACGGACTAAACTCTCTCCTTGTGCCATTAAGTGTGTGTTTGTCGGGTATGGTGTTAACCAAAAAGGGTATAGATGTTACAATCCTAAAACCCGTCAAATCATAACCACCATGAACTGCGACTTTCTTGAAACTGAATATTTTTACAGTACCCACCTtaacagtcagggggagagtgaaAAAGAGAGTGAGACCGATctgttaagttggttaccaatgccaggCTCGGAAGCAGacccaacagaaaaagttagcCTTGCCACCGAGCATGTTTCATCCACTCCAGAACAATCTAGTCCGCTGCATGAGCCTATATCTTCTCCGCcactgatatctgaggtaagaGCTTCTGAACCTACTATTGTGGCTTCTGATTCTGCTGATAATATTTCTCAAGTCATtgaagaagaacaggaggatAATACAGTAGATGGAGATACTGGGAGATATGTGCTACCACCCAGGAGTAATCGAGGTGTACCTCCTAAACGGTATACCCCAGAGAAAGTTGTGAGGAATTCCCGATACTCTGTTGGGAATATCGCCAAGGGAAACTTGTCCAAAAATGCAACAGCCTATGAAGCAGCCTtatatgatgaggagattcCACAAACAGCGGAGCAAGCACTGAAGATCGAGCATTGGAGAAAtgctatgaagaaagagataGGGGCCCTAAACCGGAATCATACATGGGAAAAGTGTCGGTTGCCGAAAGGGAAGAAAACTGTGGGATGCAGATGGGTTTTCACAATCAAACGAAAacccgatggatctattgagcgatACAAAGCTCGGCTGGTTGCAAAAGGCTACACACAAACATATGGGATCGACTATGCAGAAACTTTCTCGCCTGTGGCAAAGATGAACACTGTCAGGGTGCTCCTCTCCATTGCTGCAAACAAGgattgggatcttcatcagtttgATGTTACAAATGCCTTCCTTCATGGTGAGCTTGAAGAAGAACGGGAGGTATACATGGATGCACCCCAAGGTTTTTCAGATGAGTTCGAGGAAGGGAAGGTATGCAAATTGAAAAAGACTTTATATGGGCTCAAACAAtctcccagagcttggtttggaagattcaccacagctatgaagaagttcgggtaccagcaaagcaattcagaccacaccttattcttgaagaaacgaggtgatcttatttcttgcttagtcatttacgttgatgacatgatcataacaggAGATGACTTAGAAGAAATTCAGAAGTTGAAAGAAAATCTCTTCAAGgagttcgaaatgaaggacCTTGGGAGACTGAAGTACTTTCTCGGGATCGAAGTACTCAGATCAAAGAAAGGGATATTTATCAGTCAGAAAAAGTATACTCTTGATCTTCTTGCAGAAACAGGGATGTTAAATTGCAAGCCAGCTGAGACACCTATGGCTGTCAACCATGGGCTACAGATTGTGAAGGGAGCTGAATTGGCAGATCGAGGAAAATATCAACGTTTGGTAGGGAAACTTATATATCTTTCCCATACTCGGCCTGATATTGCATATGCTGTTGGAGTTGTGAGTCAGTTTATGCACCAACCACAAGCTGACCATATGGAAGCAGCactcagaattgtgagatactTGAAAGGAACCTTTGATTATGGAGTACTGTTCAGGAAGACTGGACATCTCGAGATACAGGCATACACTGATGCTGACTGGGCTGGAAATCCCGTCGACCGAAAGTCAACAGCAGGATACTTCACCTTTATTGGAGGCAACCTTGTCTCATGGAGGAGTAAGAAACAGAAAGTGGTAGCACTCTCTAGTGCAGAAGCCGAGTTCAGGGGAATCAAGAGTGGACTAACCGAAGTCCTGTGGCTAAGAAGATTGTTGACTGAATTGGGTCTTCAACCGACAAAGACGTGTCAAATGTTCTGTGACAATAAAGCAGCCATCAGCATATCAGAAAATCCTGTTCAACACGACAGAACAAAGCATGTAGAAGTTGATAGGCACTTTATCAAGGAAAAAATTGAAGGAGGTATTGTGACGCTCCCATTCGTAAGATCTGAAGACCAACTCGCAGACATCCTAACCAAAGCTGTGAACTCCAAGAATTTTTCAGAAGTTCTTGGCAAGTTGAATATCGGGAATCCCgttactcaacttgagggggagtgttgaaaatacTCAATAACAAAGTCAAGAAAAACCACAAGTaaagtcaaaagaaatatattgtAGGACTTTAGTACCTTAATTATAGGGATTTGCATGACTTTGATCATTCTTAAACCTATAAATTGAGTATCATTGTAATACGGAAACATCAAGCAATATCAAAGAAATACAATAACAATCTTTGgcttctctttatttttctctaCATTATGATGATACCATGTTTCAACATCGCCCCGGAGCTGCCGCGGACGGGACGGTCCACAACAAGCTCTGACGTGTACGCGTTCGGGGCTCTGATGCTGGAGGTGGCATGCGGGCGGAGGCCAATCGAGTCGAGGTCGGGGCCCGACGAGCTAGTGTTGGTGGACTACGTGtggaagaagtggaaagaggGGAGGATTCTTGATGTGGTGGATGAGAGGATGAATGGTGATTATGATAAGGGTGAGGTTGTGATGGTGTTGAAGCTGGGGCTCATGTGCTCCAGCTACCAACAATCGGCGAGGCCGAGTACGAAGCAACTCGTGAGCTATTTGGATCGGGAGATCGAGGTCGCCGATGTCGGGAGGGCGACGGGATGCCCTCCCGACGAGAGGGGTTTCGAGGATTATTTGAATTCGTACGCATCTTCTTCGTTCGACAAGAGCACCAACGGGGATAGAAGTTTTATGTCAATTTCTACTTCGCCTATCACAACTTTAGGAGAGCCTAGATAGTGTGATTTTTTTGTTCTCTTTTGTCACGAAATTAGTTCAAAGAGAAGTGTTTGATACTTCAATTTAATAGCACTCGTGTCTCTAAGAGAACATCAAAACGGCATAAATTTTAGTCTCTAAACAATTAAATCtagaattaaaattcaaatgcTCAGTCATTTTCGAATGAGATTTTATGTCTCACAATTTAATGAGTTACATCGTGTTTCATTACTAATTTCACtattttatagtaattatttattatgaaaagtaaaaaatattattatattatgaaccgtaattaatattttcactataaattaaaattaaaaagaaatatttatcctaatttttgaattatttaacTCTAAttatctattattaattcaaaaattggagaagaaatactaaaataattataaacccaaattgaattaatgaatctcaattaattattctaaaatgtattaaattaagattgaaaaaatatatatttaaactatAAAAGAATTGAAAGTGGGGTGGGGTATAGTCTATAGAGTGAGACACGAAAAATGGATAgagtcatttaaaaaaatcctTTTACTTATTCAGAATAATCGTGCATCAGTGAAATTGAACATACATTTCTAAATTTCGGTATTGAGATTTTCTGGTGATGATTTGAATATcgtactattttattttatacatgtAAGTATAATATGATACGTCTATAGAGATTGGAGATTTCATTTATTTCTAGTCTAGATGCGAAATAAATTGAACAAAGAATCTTAATAATACTCATTATAGTTTGGGGCCCAAAATTACGTACTGTGATAAGATGTTATGCAAAATTCAGTGAAACAACAGTTTTGAACAAACCAAGTTTTATTGACAATAAATTTTAATCTGTTTGGAGTTGGGATATAAATTCTGCCAGAACATTTACATTTTTGTCATATACTTCAAAAACATATggacaaatttaaatttattcctATTGGCTGTACGTATATTccatttatttcattattttattatacacCGAAGTAACGGGGCATGTGATGGTCGTCAACAAATGATTCTTTTTTATTGAACCAATCACATGGTCCATGAACaatccttttttcttttctttctattAACACAAATTCTGTGTTAATATCAatattatttttgataaaatatatcaaGTATTCAAGTGTGTTCGCCACAATGACTTTATTTTGACTAAGTTTATCGCATCAAATGACGTCGTTTTAACAAATGCCTTTCGTTTTCAAATTTGGTGAGATTTGAAATGATTACATTTTTCTTTaagagagagtgagagtgagagtgagagtgagagtgagagtgagatgAGATAAACAGCAtactttaatttttacaatagAAATATATGATCCAAATATAAAGTGAATTCGAACAAAACTGCTAGATTGACAAAAGTGTTCTGAAAGTTGAATCAATGCTAGAAAGTCTCATTATAGACGAccaactaagaaaataaattgctcttaagtcaaaaaataaaaataaaaattgctcttTCATTTACGTTTAATACAATTAAATCGAGTTTACTATTAATCAATCATTTAATTAAGTAGATTGATCTTACTAACTAGTAGAATTAAATTAAGTTAGTTTAACCACTTAAATAACCACTTGTGATGGATCCTTAATTTCTCGATGAACTAAGGAGACCAAGAAATTAAATctaattctaaaaaatattgCTAGAAATCATATTACAGATCACATGAATAATTCAAGAAAAACTAATTATATGTCCACCACCAAACATCACTCACTATAAAGTTCTAACTCGGAATgaaaaaacgaaaaaagaaGTCAAAAGAATCCAACAACAGAATTCTACTATATGGAAAAGTAAGCTCAAGTGCTCGACAGAATTAGATGCGATTGATTtcccttttaaaatattaaacttGATCTGTGATAATTAAATGATACAGCATCGTATTGTATTAAAAGAACCAAATAATGTTTAAATCCTAAAAAAATGAGTTTAGTGAATGTGCTTAAATACATCTCAAATTAAGATAttctatttacttttatttcataTATCAAAGTATTAAAAACCAACAAACACTTAGCAATCTATACGAGAGCACCTCCGGTAGGGGCTCTTAGAACCGGTTCGAGACGGGTTGCTAGAGCCCCCCGCCCACTGGAGGACCCGCGTGGGATCAAAGCGGCTTGAGGAAGAGAGCCGGGTGCAAATGAATTTA includes these proteins:
- the LOC131022557 gene encoding L-type lectin-domain containing receptor kinase S.4-like, whose protein sequence is MATFVLLFLLLLSLYASPSSSQLDEFCYTGFHHSKPNLTLNGAALIQKSGVLQLTNETSRLKGHAFYPSPIQFKNSTTKTVSSFSTSFAFSIHPEYPKLGGHGFAFTVAPNKQLSSSLPSQYLGLLNSTDAGNFSNHIFAVEFDTVQDFEFGDINDNHVGVDVNSLVSNASAAAAYFSDDSAKHDLNLKGGTPLFAWIEYDSAANLVNVTLSPTSSKPKIPNLSFPIDLSPIFHDQMYVGFSASTGLLASSHYVLGWSFKMMGESKPLNLASLPSAPGIKKKKTKLIVSLSVASFVFASSSILLALFLLRKFKNREIIESWELEIVPHRYKYQELKQATKNFKDSELLGSGGFGRVYKGTLRNPKIEVAVKRVSHDSKQGIREFVSEISSIGRLRHRNLVQLQGWCRCGGDLLLVYDFMPNGSLDRYLFDTSKCVLSWEQRFKIIKGVASGLLYLHEGYEQIVLHRDVKASNVLLDADMNCRLGDFGLAKLYDHGSNPGTTRVVGTLGYIAPELPRTGRSTTSSDVYAFGALMLEVACGRRPIESRSGPDELVLVDYVWKKWKEGRILDVVDERMNGDYDKGEVVMVLKLGLMCSSYQQSARPSTKQLVSYLDREIEVADVGRATGCPPDERGFEDYLNSYASSSFDKSTNGDRSFMSISTSPITTLGEPR